In Armatimonadota bacterium, the sequence GTCCCGCCCGTCGTTGGATCACAGAGCACCGAAACGAAGGGCAGCCTGGCGTCGTGCAGTCGCTGCACGGCCGCGCTGGTCTTCGCCAGCTGCATCAGCGACAGCGCTCCTTCCTGCATCCGTGCGCCGCCGCTGGCGCTGAACGTGACGACCGGCAGCCCGCGCGCGACCGCCCGCTCGAACATGCGCGTGACCTTCTCGCCCACCACGGACCCCATGCTGCCGCCGAAGAACTCGAAGTCCATGAATGCCGCGGCCACACGGACGCGGAGGATCAACCCCTCGCCCGTGATCACCGCGTCGTTGCGGCCGGTGCGCTGGCGCACCTCCTGGTACCGGCGCGCGTAGTTCGGAAAGCCCAGCGGGTCGGTGGACGCCAGTTCCGCGTCCCACTCCTCGAACGTCCCCTCGTCCACGATGAGTGCGAGCCGCTCCGGGCCGCTGATCCGGTGGTGGTGCCCGCACTTGGGACAGACCTTCAGGTTGCGCTCCAGTTCCTTACGATACACGAGCTGGGCGCACTTCGGACACTTCACCCACAGGCCGGCCGGCAGTTCACGCCGCTCCACGGCGTTGTACTTGGGCCGTCGCAGCCAGTTCAGCATCGTATGGCCTTTCTTTGCGCGCGCGGCCTTATCCTCTCGGTCTGCCGTTCGGCGGCGGTCACGGGGTGCTAGAGTGATGTGTGAGGGTCTGGTCGATGCGGCGGATCCTGCTGCTGTGTACGCTCGCGCTCGTCGCCGTACCGGTGGGGGCACAGAGCCCGCCGCCACCGGAGATGGTCGAAGTGTACCGGGTGCGGTTGGACCACCAGGCCGGCGGTGCGATCGAGGCCAGCGTGGATCGCGGCGCGACGTGGCGCGCCATCGGGCATGTCGCGCGTCCGGCGGAGGACGTCGCGGTCGGGTTCAACGCCGCGCGCTGGGGCACGCCGGGGACCGTGGTGGCGAGCGGCGCGAACGCGGTGCACATCAAGGTGGGCGACTCGCCGGAAGGCCGCGGCCTCATCGTCAGCTTGATGCCGCGCGGTGCGCCGGGCGGGCGGCACGTCGTCGGCACCGACATACCGGGCGGCACCGCGATCTTCGGGGGCCGGTTCGCCCCGTTCGTCGGCAACCCCGTCGTCGTCGAGCGGCCCGACGGCGTGGTACCGCTCGCCGAGCAGGCGCCGCGGATCGGCGACCGGATGGTCATCACGGTGCAGCGGCCCGCCCGCTATCCGCTGGAGATCGAGTTCGAGAATCGGTTCGGCGGGTTGGTCCGAGCGCGGTACGCGGACCGCAGCGAGCGGGTCGTGGCCGTCGTCCTGCGTCCGGTGGCCGGTGTCGGGCGGTTCGGGGGCACGGAGTACGTGGGCGTCGGCCGCGTCCGCGCCAACCACCCCGGTGTCATCGACATCTCCACCTCGCCCATCGGCCAGGTGGGAGGCTTCCAGATCATTCCGCGGGACCACGCGCACAGCGCGGAGCTGATCGGCGCGATCCTGGGGACGCAGTGGATGGTCGTCGGCCCGGTCAACCCCCTCGATCCGTCGCCGCAGGGTACGCAGCCGCTGTTCTCCTCGTTCATCATGCCGCGCTACGAGAGCGCCGACCTCACCGACGAGGAGTGGATGCGGCGGATGGCGGAGCGGTTCCTCGTGATGGTGCGGCTGCGAGAGGGGCCGTGGCAGCTCATGCCGCCGCTGGTGGGCAAGGACAACGGCGCGCTGCTGGAGATGACCCACTTCAAGATCCTGTTGGGGCTTTGGGCCGGCGCCGGGGCCGGGCCCCCGACGCCCGCTGCGACGCCGTCACCGTGGATCGTTGACTTCCACGGCCGGTGACGGGGCTCCTGCGCCGCCCGTACGGACCGGGCCGGCTCGGCTAGGCGTTGTGGCCCGATCCACCCCCGCGGTGGGATGCCGCCAGCGCCTCCAGCAGTTCCTCGGCACTCGTACCGGTGTCGCCGTCCACCCCCAGCGCCTGCGCGATCTCCCTCGCGCGCTGCGCCCGCGCGTCGGGTGCGAGTTCGGTGCGTCGCAGCAGGAAGCGGCGGACGAGTTCGTACTCCTGCGGACGCAACCGACGCGGGGGCACGCGTCCGGGGGGCACCGGCGTCGTCCGCAGGGCGCGGGGCCGCTGTGCGACCGCATCGTGGATCACGATCGTCCCGGCGGCGAAGTCGCCCAGACGGCGCTGTGCGCGGTTGAGGAGCATCGTGATCACGCCGACCCCGTAGGATAGCGGCAAGAAGTCCACGAGCCGCACGACGTTGCGGATCGCGGCCTGCGCAAAGCCCACCGGTCGACCGTCGTCGCGCACCACGCGAATCCCGACCGCCCGCTTGCCCGGCGTCTGCCCGTTCCACGCCGTTTCGAAGAAGATGAAGTACCCGGGGAAGATCGCAAACACCGCGAGCAGGACAATCGCAAGCTGCCACCACACGTAACCCCGCAGGGCACCCTCGATCTGTGCCGTGGAGGCGAATCCGATCAGGAGTGCGGCCAGGACCGCGAGTTGGACGACCGTGTCGATGAGCGCGGCGACGAACCGAGAGCCCAACCCGGCGATCTCGTAGGAGATCTCCACCTGTTCGGGTGTTAGGATGGTGGCGCGGTCCTCCACAGTACGCAGTATGGAACACGCACCGGACCGTCACAAGGCGCCGCGCGGACCCTCCCATGACCGTCGACCGTTTCATCGAGACCCGGCAGGCCGCCTGGGACCGGCTCGAGGCGCTCGTCCGCAAGGCGGACCGCGGCCGCGTGTGGCGCCTGTCAGAACCAGAACTGGCTGAACTCGATCGCCTGTACCACCGGACGGCCGCCGACCTGGCCCGTGCGAGGGCTGCCTATCCCGACCTCGTCCCCTACCTGAACCGACTGGTTTCTGGTGCGCACCACGTGATCTACCAGCCTCCTTCGCAGGGGATGCGCGGGGTGTGGCGGTTCTACCGTGACGAAGCC encodes:
- a CDS encoding RDD family protein, with protein sequence MEISYEIAGLGSRFVAALIDTVVQLAVLAALLIGFASTAQIEGALRGYVWWQLAIVLLAVFAIFPGYFIFFETAWNGQTPGKRAVGIRVVRDDGRPVGFAQAAIRNVVRLVDFLPLSYGVGVITMLLNRAQRRLGDFAAGTIVIHDAVAQRPRALRTTPVPPGRVPPRRLRPQEYELVRRFLLRRTELAPDARAQRAREIAQALGVDGDTGTSAEELLEALAASHRGGGSGHNA
- the accD gene encoding acetyl-CoA carboxylase, carboxyltransferase subunit beta translates to MLNWLRRPKYNAVERRELPAGLWVKCPKCAQLVYRKELERNLKVCPKCGHHHRISGPERLALIVDEGTFEEWDAELASTDPLGFPNYARRYQEVRQRTGRNDAVITGEGLILRVRVAAAFMDFEFFGGSMGSVVGEKVTRMFERAVARGLPVVTFSASGGARMQEGALSLMQLAKTSAAVQRLHDARLPFVSVLCDPTTGGTSASFAMLGDVHIAEPGALIGFAGARVIEQTIRQKLPEGFQTAEFLLQHGMIDRIVPRAELKDAVADLLQLLGCSPETLPEQPEVDGDRSPGAQ